From the genome of Bacteroides sp. MSB163, one region includes:
- a CDS encoding glycoside hydrolase family 172 protein: protein MKIKAFILSALCLGAVSVYAQNFNGLDMNMGNLYRLSDAKTRSISPENFTGEKGKGGMADPVRDKDKPNQANAHHAAKTLGQGWKVNPYVNIGPNETFTLAEIEGPGAIQQIWMTPTGEWRKTIIRFYWDDEKEPSVECPIGDFFCSGWGVYSPLSSLAVCVNPGSAFNCYWQMPFRKKCRITMENIDPNNEMRVYYQINYTLTEVPEDAAYFHAQFRRSNPNMTSDHVLVDGIKGKGQYVGTYMAWQVNNSGWWGEGEIKFFMDGDKKFPTICGTGTEDYFCGSYNFENKTTRQYEEFSTPYAGLHQIIRPDGVYRSQQRFGMYRWHILDPVRFDKDLKVTIQDLGWRNDGRYLDQKSDISSVVFWYQSEPHAKFPALPSADDLEVVRPF, encoded by the coding sequence ATGAAAATCAAAGCTTTTATTTTAAGCGCCTTATGTTTAGGTGCAGTGAGCGTTTATGCTCAAAACTTCAATGGACTTGACATGAATATGGGTAATTTGTATCGTTTGTCCGATGCAAAAACCCGCTCTATCAGTCCTGAAAACTTTACCGGCGAAAAAGGTAAGGGTGGTATGGCTGATCCGGTGAGGGATAAAGATAAACCTAATCAAGCTAATGCACATCACGCAGCAAAGACCTTGGGACAAGGCTGGAAGGTGAATCCTTATGTGAATATCGGTCCTAATGAGACTTTTACATTGGCTGAAATAGAAGGTCCCGGCGCTATCCAGCAAATCTGGATGACTCCCACAGGTGAGTGGCGGAAAACAATTATCCGATTTTATTGGGATGATGAGAAAGAGCCTTCTGTAGAATGTCCCATTGGTGATTTCTTCTGTAGTGGCTGGGGAGTGTATTCTCCATTATCTTCACTGGCCGTATGCGTGAATCCGGGCAGCGCATTCAACTGTTACTGGCAAATGCCTTTCCGCAAAAAGTGTAGAATCACTATGGAAAACATTGATCCGAACAATGAAATGCGGGTTTACTATCAGATAAACTATACATTGACTGAAGTTCCTGAGGATGCCGCTTACTTCCATGCACAATTCCGCCGTTCAAACCCCAATATGACTTCTGACCATGTATTGGTTGATGGCATCAAGGGCAAGGGCCAATATGTGGGTACTTACATGGCATGGCAGGTCAATAACAGTGGTTGGTGGGGTGAAGGAGAAATTAAATTCTTCATGGATGGTGACAAAAAGTTCCCGACCATCTGTGGTACTGGTACAGAAGACTATTTCTGTGGTTCCTACAATTTTGAGAATAAAACAACCCGCCAATACGAGGAATTTTCTACCCCTTATGCAGGACTTCACCAGATTATACGCCCCGATGGAGTATACCGTTCGCAACAACGTTTCGGTATGTATCGCTGGCATATTCTTGACCCTGTTCGCTTTGACAAGGACTTGAAAGTTACTATTCAGGATCTTGGATGGCGCAATGATGGTCGTTATCTTGACCAGAAATCAGATATCTCTTCTGTTGTATTCTGGTATCAGAGCGAGCCGCATGCCAAGTTCCCGGCATTACCTTCGGCTGATGATCTGGAAGTCGTCAGACCTTTTTAA
- a CDS encoding ribulokinase, producing MIESNKKYVIGLDFGTDSCRALIVDVRNGDEVTTGVSFYPRWKAGLYCDAQSNRYRQHPLDYIESMTEAVHTALSHLTEEEIASICGLCFDTTGSTPALTDCNGMPLALNPEFAEEPDAMFILWKDHTAVREAEQINALMKERNLDYLLYEGGTYSSEWVWSKVLHVINTNSKVKEAVYSWTEHCDWMTGLVTGNTIPEKMLRSRCAAGHKAMWHESWLLSSSEVLLELNPSLNRILPHLFTQPYTSDTRAGTLTAEWAGKLGLPQGIAVAVGALDAHMGAVGASVAPGVLTRIMGTSTCDIMVAEKHEIGDRCIEGICGQVDGSVLPGFIGLEAGQSAFGDIYAWFGKFMSWPLKNIPEGEAKQKVMDTMLIELTREAQALKLSENDIVALDWMNGRRTPYADQNVKGMIAGLTLGSTAPEVFKALVEATAFGSRRIVEHMKAQGLHIDSVNGIGGISKKAPFVMQTLADVLNMPIRIVRSQQTCALGAAMFAAVAAGVYQDIMEAMKYMGADIEVEYKPDTERARVYEILYKKYLELAKNAEYINL from the coding sequence ATGATAGAATCTAATAAGAAATATGTCATTGGACTTGATTTCGGTACGGATTCCTGCCGGGCATTAATAGTGGATGTGCGCAATGGAGATGAAGTTACTACGGGGGTAAGTTTCTACCCCCGTTGGAAAGCAGGTCTTTACTGCGATGCACAAAGTAATCGGTATCGCCAGCATCCGCTGGATTATATTGAATCTATGACGGAAGCTGTGCACACTGCTTTATCCCATCTGACAGAAGAGGAGATAGCTTCTATTTGTGGGTTATGTTTTGACACCACCGGCAGTACACCTGCATTGACTGATTGCAATGGGATGCCATTAGCCTTGAATCCTGAATTTGCAGAAGAGCCGGATGCCATGTTTATCCTTTGGAAAGACCATACGGCGGTTCGTGAAGCCGAGCAGATAAACGCTCTCATGAAGGAACGTAATCTTGACTATTTACTCTACGAAGGAGGTACTTATTCTTCAGAATGGGTATGGTCAAAAGTTTTACATGTCATCAATACTAATTCTAAAGTAAAAGAGGCTGTTTATTCATGGACAGAGCATTGTGATTGGATGACAGGTTTGGTTACAGGGAACACAATTCCGGAAAAAATGCTTCGTAGCCGTTGTGCAGCAGGGCATAAAGCTATGTGGCACGAAAGCTGGTTACTTTCTTCTTCCGAAGTTCTTTTAGAACTTAATCCCTCCCTGAACAGAATCCTCCCCCATCTTTTCACGCAACCTTACACCAGTGACACCCGTGCCGGCACGTTGACCGCCGAATGGGCCGGTAAACTGGGCTTACCTCAAGGCATCGCCGTAGCCGTAGGAGCACTCGATGCACACATGGGAGCCGTGGGAGCTTCGGTAGCACCGGGGGTACTTACACGCATCATGGGAACCTCCACCTGCGACATCATGGTGGCAGAGAAACATGAAATAGGAGACCGATGCATAGAAGGTATCTGCGGGCAAGTGGATGGTTCCGTACTTCCCGGATTCATTGGGCTGGAAGCCGGACAGTCAGCTTTCGGAGACATTTATGCATGGTTCGGGAAATTCATGTCATGGCCCTTGAAGAACATCCCCGAAGGAGAAGCTAAACAGAAAGTCATGGACACCATGCTGATTGAATTGACCCGAGAAGCACAAGCCTTGAAACTTTCTGAAAATGACATCGTTGCCCTTGACTGGATGAACGGGCGCCGCACGCCGTATGCCGATCAGAATGTGAAAGGCATGATTGCAGGACTGACACTGGGAAGCACTGCCCCGGAGGTATTCAAAGCCCTTGTCGAAGCCACCGCATTCGGCTCCCGGCGTATTGTAGAGCATATGAAAGCACAAGGTCTGCATATTGATTCTGTCAACGGCATTGGAGGAATCAGCAAAAAGGCCCCTTTTGTCATGCAGACTTTGGCTGATGTGCTGAATATGCCTATTCGCATCGTGCGCTCACAGCAGACTTGCGCACTCGGGGCGGCTATGTTTGCAGCGGTAGCTGCGGGAGTATATCAGGACATCATGGAAGCCATGAAGTATATGGGGGCGGATATTGAGGTGGAATATAAACCGGACACCGAAAGGGCAAGGGTTTATGAAATACTCTACAAGAAATACCTTGAACTGGCAAAAAATGCTGAATATATCAATCTATAA
- the fucP gene encoding L-fucose:H+ symporter permease — translation MESNRIIPKGILFPFILLTTLFFAWAVPNNLTDTMLAAFKRIMSISDSKTAWIQVVCYLLGYGCCAIPGALFIKKYTYKSGVMLGLGLYALGALLFYPAMLCSGINVEFSFFMYLLAIFVLFAGLSVLETSTNSYVLAIGPESTATRRLNLSQAFNPFGAITGVVISQIFILSQLNMMTASERSQLPASELAAIQGQELSAVTMAYVVLGLVMLVLLAAIWITKMPNLSEKGEKVEFGATFRRLMKNKNYVWGVVAQFFYVGAQIAVWSFVIRYAMQQLNFDGVLASLGNAASADAVVDALRNVEPVSAAFYNGCEWLGLNDLLPRTAEQAAATYYIMSLILFVAMRFLCTGMMKYVKAYKLLIGLAILAVLCCVGAMLGKGSFGVYCLMGISGCMSLMFPTIYGFGLTGLGEDTKIGGSGMVMAIAGAAVLTQIQGIVSDQTGSIMAAYIVPAIAFAVIAYYGYFIARKQELAIK, via the coding sequence ATGGAATCGAATCGAATAATACCGAAAGGAATCCTCTTCCCGTTCATTCTGCTCACCACGCTGTTCTTTGCCTGGGCTGTGCCGAATAATCTTACGGATACCATGCTCGCCGCATTCAAGCGAATCATGAGTATCAGTGACTCGAAAACTGCCTGGATACAAGTGGTGTGTTATCTATTGGGCTATGGATGCTGTGCCATTCCGGGTGCATTATTTATCAAGAAGTACACTTATAAGTCCGGTGTAATGTTGGGACTTGGTTTGTATGCTTTGGGTGCCTTATTGTTCTATCCGGCAATGCTTTGCTCCGGAATAAACGTTGAGTTCAGTTTCTTCATGTACCTGTTGGCCATTTTTGTTCTTTTTGCCGGACTTTCCGTATTGGAAACATCAACCAATTCGTATGTATTGGCAATTGGTCCTGAGAGTACAGCTACACGCCGTTTAAATCTATCGCAGGCATTCAATCCGTTTGGAGCAATTACGGGAGTGGTGATTAGTCAGATTTTCATTCTTTCGCAATTGAACATGATGACTGCTTCAGAACGTAGCCAGCTCCCGGCTAGTGAATTGGCTGCCATCCAAGGTCAGGAATTAAGTGCTGTCACTATGGCTTATGTAGTGCTTGGATTGGTGATGTTGGTACTTTTAGCCGCCATTTGGATTACCAAAATGCCTAATCTTAGTGAAAAGGGAGAAAAGGTTGAATTTGGCGCCACTTTCCGCAGGCTCATGAAAAATAAGAATTATGTGTGGGGCGTAGTTGCGCAATTCTTCTATGTAGGTGCACAGATAGCTGTGTGGTCATTTGTCATCCGCTATGCTATGCAGCAGTTGAATTTTGACGGTGTGTTGGCTTCTCTGGGCAATGCGGCTTCTGCCGATGCAGTTGTAGATGCATTGCGCAATGTAGAACCTGTATCTGCCGCATTCTATAATGGTTGCGAATGGCTTGGATTGAATGACTTGTTGCCTCGTACGGCCGAACAGGCAGCCGCGACTTATTACATTATGTCGCTTATCCTCTTTGTCGCTATGCGCTTCCTATGTACAGGGATGATGAAGTATGTGAAAGCCTACAAACTTTTGATAGGTCTCGCTATTCTTGCCGTACTATGCTGTGTAGGTGCTATGCTTGGTAAGGGTAGTTTCGGAGTATATTGCCTGATGGGTATTTCCGGATGTATGTCACTGATGTTCCCAACCATTTATGGCTTTGGACTTACAGGTTTGGGAGAAGATACTAAAATCGGGGGTTCGGGCATGGTAATGGCCATTGCAGGTGCGGCTGTCCTGACTCAAATTCAAGGTATTGTTTCTGATCAGACCGGTAGCATTATGGCTGCATATATTGTTCCGGCTATAGCTTTTGCGGTTATTGCTTACTATGGATATTTCATTGCAAGAAAACAGGAATTAGCAATTAAATAA
- a CDS encoding DUF6786 family protein: MLQLINLKNTLLVGAVTLLASCSGQKEVKMGSYAYDAQFLKENGIEYTELVSADGNSKVMIVPAWQGRVMTTSASGDEGDSYGWINYRFIREGKVSPQFNPVGGEERFWLGPEGGPFSLYFKEGQEQVYDNWVVPTVLDTEAFAIKSQDDSSVHFVKDTRLTNASGTTFDMNIDRTVSLMNTDEVAADFGIQLSQGMKIVAYKSENKITNTGDSAWTKEGGLVSVWMLGCFNPTPTTTVFIPYKEDAEGTIVNDEYFGKIPADRLIKEEGIIYFKIDGKYRSKLGLPASRATSLCGSYDSSKGVLTILWCSLPETPSAYVNGQWGPQEDPFEGDVINSYNDGPVEDGSIMGPFYEIETSSPGAELAPGASLVHTQKVIHIQGEDGQLAPIVQKLFGADLNVIKTKFQ; this comes from the coding sequence ATGTTGCAACTAATCAATTTGAAAAACACTCTGCTTGTAGGTGCGGTTACGTTACTCGCATCTTGCAGCGGACAAAAAGAAGTTAAGATGGGAAGTTATGCTTATGATGCCCAATTCCTGAAAGAGAATGGCATAGAATACACTGAACTGGTTTCTGCCGATGGAAATTCTAAAGTCATGATTGTTCCGGCATGGCAGGGGCGGGTGATGACTACTTCGGCTTCCGGTGACGAGGGCGATAGCTACGGATGGATTAACTACCGCTTTATTCGTGAGGGAAAGGTCAGCCCGCAGTTCAATCCTGTAGGAGGTGAAGAGCGTTTCTGGTTGGGTCCCGAAGGCGGCCCGTTCTCACTCTATTTTAAGGAGGGGCAGGAGCAGGTTTATGATAACTGGGTAGTTCCCACTGTGCTCGACACGGAAGCCTTTGCCATTAAGTCACAGGATGATAGCAGTGTTCATTTCGTGAAGGACACCCGTCTGACAAATGCTTCAGGTACTACTTTCGACATGAATATCGACCGTACGGTGTCATTGATGAATACTGATGAAGTGGCTGCGGATTTCGGTATACAACTTTCACAAGGTATGAAAATAGTAGCTTATAAGAGTGAGAATAAGATTACTAATACGGGCGATAGCGCATGGACAAAAGAGGGCGGACTGGTGTCGGTATGGATGCTCGGCTGTTTTAATCCCACACCTACCACTACCGTCTTTATTCCATATAAGGAAGATGCGGAAGGGACGATTGTAAATGATGAGTATTTCGGCAAAATCCCGGCAGATAGGTTAATCAAAGAGGAAGGTATCATCTATTTCAAGATAGATGGAAAATATCGTTCAAAGTTAGGATTGCCGGCTTCACGCGCAACAAGCCTGTGTGGAAGTTATGACTCGTCAAAAGGTGTACTGACTATCTTGTGGTGCAGCCTGCCCGAAACTCCTTCAGCTTATGTGAATGGACAATGGGGACCACAGGAAGACCCGTTTGAGGGTGATGTCATCAATTCTTACAATGACGGTCCGGTGGAAGACGGTTCTATCATGGGACCTTTCTATGAGATTGAAACATCTTCTCCGGGAGCGGAACTTGCACCGGGTGCATCGTTGGTACATACACAGAAAGTAATTCACATACAGGGTGAAGATGGACAGTTGGCTCCTATCGTACAGAAATTATTCGGAGCAGATTTGAATGTAATTAAGACAAAGTTTCAATAG
- a CDS encoding L-fucose isomerase, protein MTHSRLIGGKPKIGIRPIIDGRRGGIRESLEDMTMTMAHKVAELYSSSLRHSDGTPVECIIADTTIGGVAEAAMAAEKFRNNGVGVVLSVTPCWCYGFETINMDGEMPKAIWGFNGTERPGAVYLASALAGHTQKGLPAFGIYGRDVQEIGNTEIPEDVQEKLLRFARAGLAVATMKGKSYLSIGSVSMGIAGSIPNPDFFQEYLGMRNEYVDASEIERRVQLGIYDHEEFDRAMAWTEKYCKSNEGKDFNPEHLVYSREEKDARWEYVIKMTLIFRDMMIGNPKLAEMGFKEEAMGHNAIAAGFQGQRQWTDFKPDGDFTEAILNSSFDWNGIREAFTFATENDTLNGTSMLFGHLLSNTAQIFADVRTYWSPKAVERVTGKKLEGKAANGFIHLINSGSCTLDGTGLQTRDGKPVMKPFWEISEEEVEACLAATTWYPASREYMRGGGYSSQFLTRGEMPVTMCRLNLVKGQGPVLQIAEGWAVNLDEDVFKAINERTDRTWPSTFFAPRLTGKGCFRDVYTVMNRWGANHGAISYGHTGADLITLASMLRIPVCMHNVPEENIFRPSAWSAFGEDVEGSDYRACKNYGPLYK, encoded by the coding sequence ATGACTCATTCAAGACTTATCGGTGGAAAGCCGAAAATTGGTATTCGGCCTATTATTGATGGCCGTCGCGGGGGTATCCGCGAATCACTGGAAGATATGACCATGACTATGGCCCATAAAGTAGCAGAGCTTTATTCTTCATCTTTACGTCACAGTGATGGCACACCTGTGGAATGTATCATAGCAGATACCACTATCGGCGGTGTGGCTGAAGCAGCTATGGCAGCAGAGAAATTCCGTAATAATGGAGTAGGAGTAGTACTCTCTGTTACTCCCTGTTGGTGTTACGGATTCGAGACAATTAACATGGATGGTGAAATGCCGAAAGCCATCTGGGGATTTAACGGAACCGAGCGTCCGGGCGCTGTTTATTTGGCTTCTGCTCTGGCAGGACATACACAGAAAGGATTGCCGGCATTTGGCATTTATGGGCGGGACGTACAGGAAATCGGTAATACGGAAATTCCGGAAGATGTGCAAGAGAAACTATTGCGTTTTGCCCGTGCAGGTTTGGCTGTTGCAACCATGAAAGGTAAATCTTATCTTTCGATAGGAAGCGTGTCCATGGGCATTGCCGGTTCTATCCCCAATCCGGATTTCTTTCAGGAATATCTGGGCATGCGTAATGAATATGTAGATGCCAGTGAGATAGAGCGTCGTGTTCAGTTGGGTATTTATGATCACGAGGAATTTGACCGCGCCATGGCATGGACGGAAAAGTATTGCAAAAGCAATGAAGGAAAGGATTTCAATCCGGAACATCTGGTATATTCCCGTGAGGAAAAGGATGCGCGTTGGGAATACGTGATAAAAATGACTCTTATTTTCCGTGACATGATGATCGGTAATCCTAAATTGGCAGAGATGGGCTTTAAGGAAGAAGCAATGGGGCATAATGCCATCGCCGCAGGCTTCCAGGGGCAACGTCAGTGGACAGACTTCAAGCCAGATGGTGATTTTACTGAAGCTATACTGAATAGCTCATTCGATTGGAACGGTATTCGTGAAGCATTTACTTTTGCTACGGAAAATGACACGTTGAACGGCACTTCCATGCTTTTTGGACATTTATTATCAAATACGGCACAGATATTTGCTGACGTACGTACCTATTGGAGTCCGAAGGCAGTGGAACGGGTAACCGGCAAAAAACTGGAAGGCAAAGCTGCCAATGGTTTCATTCACCTCATTAACTCAGGTTCTTGCACGCTGGACGGAACAGGACTTCAAACCCGTGACGGAAAACCTGTAATGAAACCTTTCTGGGAAATATCTGAGGAAGAAGTTGAGGCATGCCTTGCTGCAACCACATGGTATCCGGCTTCCCGCGAATACATGCGTGGCGGTGGATATTCTTCTCAATTCCTGACCCGTGGTGAAATGCCTGTAACCATGTGCCGGTTGAATCTTGTAAAAGGACAAGGACCTGTACTTCAGATAGCTGAAGGTTGGGCGGTTAATCTGGATGAGGATGTTTTCAAGGCTATCAATGAGCGTACCGACCGTACATGGCCTTCCACTTTCTTTGCTCCACGCCTGACAGGTAAAGGTTGTTTCCGCGATGTATATACCGTTATGAATCGTTGGGGTGCCAATCATGGCGCTATCAGCTATGGTCATACGGGTGCTGATTTGATTACACTGGCTTCCATGCTCCGTATTCCCGTATGCATGCACAATGTTCCTGAGGAAAATATTTTCCGTCCCAGCGCATGGTCTGCCTTCGGTGAAGACGTGGAAGGTAGTGATTATAGAGCTTGTAAAAATTACGGACCTCTCTATAAATGA
- a CDS encoding LacI family DNA-binding transcriptional regulator produces the protein MSALKKVSLKDIAEAAGVSTALVSFVLNGKKKEYRVGEETAKRILKIAQEMNYQPNIAAKSLRSGRTKTIGVVISDISNPFFSQLARILEDEATKRGYTVLFGSSDEDTEKMNRVVSNLINKGVDGLIIVPCENSEKSIASLVDNNVPIVLFDRYFPEINVSYVALNNYNATYTATKYLLDSGYNAPCIVAYDINLIHMKERIRGYKKAMEDAGKKRLANVIFLKQDAPRKSADRLLPKMIEGGADAFLFATNMISIACLYTIKDLGQEVINKIGLVGFDGTPAFDFFSAPISYVQQPAEVLVQKALGILIDNIANGNTVQSVLADGVFIEITP, from the coding sequence ATGTCAGCACTAAAAAAAGTATCGCTAAAAGACATTGCTGAAGCCGCAGGAGTATCAACAGCACTGGTTTCATTCGTACTGAACGGTAAGAAGAAAGAATATCGTGTAGGTGAGGAAACAGCCAAGCGTATATTGAAGATAGCTCAAGAAATGAACTATCAACCCAATATTGCCGCTAAGAGCCTTCGTAGTGGGCGGACTAAAACAATTGGCGTAGTGATATCTGACATATCCAACCCTTTTTTCTCACAATTAGCCCGTATACTGGAAGACGAGGCAACGAAACGTGGATATACCGTCCTGTTCGGTAGTTCTGATGAAGACACAGAGAAAATGAACCGTGTTGTGAGCAACCTTATTAATAAAGGTGTAGATGGATTGATTATTGTTCCCTGTGAAAATTCGGAAAAGTCCATTGCCTCATTGGTAGATAACAATGTTCCCATTGTTCTTTTCGACCGCTATTTCCCCGAAATAAATGTCAGCTATGTAGCTCTAAACAATTATAATGCAACTTATACCGCAACTAAATATCTATTGGATTCAGGTTATAATGCCCCCTGTATAGTGGCTTATGATATAAATCTGATTCATATGAAGGAGCGTATTCGCGGATATAAGAAAGCAATGGAGGATGCCGGCAAGAAACGATTGGCAAATGTCATTTTCCTGAAACAGGATGCTCCAAGAAAATCGGCCGACCGTTTATTGCCCAAAATGATTGAAGGAGGAGCAGATGCATTTCTGTTCGCGACAAATATGATCTCAATAGCCTGCTTATATACCATAAAGGATTTGGGACAGGAGGTTATTAATAAAATAGGATTAGTAGGATTTGATGGTACTCCCGCATTCGACTTTTTCAGTGCGCCTATATCCTATGTTCAACAACCCGCAGAAGTATTGGTACAGAAGGCGCTTGGAATACTGATAGACAATATTGCTAATGGTAATACTGTGCAGTCGGTACTTGCTGATGGGGTATTTATAGAAATAACCCCTTAA
- a CDS encoding FGGY-family carbohydrate kinase, whose protein sequence is MTAEWAGKLGLPQGIAVAVGALDAHMGAVGASVAPGVLTRIMGTSTCDIMVAEKHEIGDRCIEGICGQVDGSVLPGFIGLEAGQSAFGDIYAWFRKFMSWPLKNIPEGEAKQKVMDTMLIELAREAQALKLSENDIVALDWMNGRRTPYADQNVKGMIAGLTLGSTAPEVFKALVEATAFGSRRIVEHMKAQGLHIDSVNGIGGISKKAPFVMQTLADVLNMPIRIVRSQQTCALGAAMFAAVAAGVYQDIMEAMKYMGADIEVEYKPDTERARVYEILYKKYLKIAEILK, encoded by the coding sequence TTGACCGCCGAATGGGCCGGTAAACTGGGCTTACCTCAAGGCATCGCCGTAGCCGTAGGAGCACTCGATGCACACATGGGAGCCGTGGGAGCTTCGGTAGCACCAGGGGTACTTACACGCATCATGGGAACCTCCACCTGCGACATCATGGTGGCAGAGAAACATGAAATAGGAGACCGATGCATAGAAGGTATCTGCGGACAGGTAGACGGTTCCGTACTTCCCGGATTCATTGGCCTGGAAGCCGGACAATCAGCTTTCGGAGACATCTATGCATGGTTCAGGAAATTCATGTCATGGCCCTTGAAGAACATTCCCGAAGGAGAAGCCAAACAGAAAGTCATGGACACCATGCTGATTGAATTGGCCCGGGAAGCACAAGCCTTGAAACTTTCTGAAAATGACATCGTTGCCCTTGACTGGATGAACGGGCGCCGCACGCCGTATGCCGATCAGAATGTGAAAGGCATGATTGCAGGACTGACACTGGGAAGCACTGCCCCGGAGGTATTCAAAGCCCTTGTCGAAGCCACCGCATTCGGCTCCCGGCGTATTGTAGAGCATATGAAAGCACAAGGTCTGCATATTGATTCTGTCAACGGCATTGGAGGAATCAGCAAAAAGGCCCCTTTTGTCATGCAGACTTTGGCTGATGTGCTGAATATGCCCATTCGCATCGTGCGCTCACAGCAGACTTGCGCACTCGGGGCGGCTATGTTTGCAGCGGTGGCCGCGGGAGTATATCAGGACATCATGGAAGCCATGAAGTATATGGGGGCGGATATTGAAGTGGAATATAAACCGGACACCGAAAGGGCAAGGGTTTATGAAATACTCTACAAGAAATACTTAAAAATAGCAGAAATACTCAAATAG